A window of the Virgibacillus pantothenticus genome harbors these coding sequences:
- a CDS encoding glycerophosphodiester phosphodiesterase translates to MLVFLLLAGLSLYASAEINIEPKLVDKAEIYAHRGANDRFNESTVTAYEIAARDEVDALELDLRMTEDDELIVMHDASIDRTTNGSGQVSDYTFEELMEFETIEVFQQEEKREAIPALEEVFQTFGKNEHYYIETRLVNGKTEMEKPLIELLKAYGLLDKQYVSFQSFSEESLEKLQDLVPSIPLTLLFKKGEFNLQKAKKVAYPAIGIEANDVSLQVVNELHQQGKEVHVYFTDLATQKQEQKRVQQYDVDGYFTDFIGYTKKLLEE, encoded by the coding sequence ATGCTGGTTTTTTTATTACTTGCCGGGCTATCATTATACGCTAGTGCGGAAATAAATATAGAACCAAAGCTAGTAGATAAGGCGGAAATCTATGCTCATCGTGGTGCCAATGATCGTTTTAATGAAAGCACGGTAACTGCTTATGAAATTGCAGCTCGTGATGAAGTGGATGCGTTAGAATTAGATTTACGGATGACAGAAGACGATGAGCTTATTGTAATGCATGATGCGTCCATAGATCGAACAACGAATGGAAGTGGGCAAGTATCGGATTACACCTTTGAAGAATTGATGGAATTCGAGACAATTGAAGTTTTTCAACAAGAAGAAAAACGAGAGGCTATACCAGCATTAGAAGAAGTGTTTCAGACGTTTGGAAAGAATGAGCATTATTATATTGAAACTCGGCTCGTCAATGGAAAAACTGAGATGGAAAAGCCATTAATCGAACTGCTGAAAGCATATGGTTTACTTGATAAGCAATATGTTTCTTTCCAGTCATTTTCCGAAGAAAGCTTAGAAAAACTGCAGGATTTAGTTCCATCCATCCCGTTAACGTTGTTATTTAAAAAAGGTGAATTTAATCTCCAAAAGGCAAAAAAAGTCGCTTACCCAGCTATTGGAATAGAAGCAAATGACGTGAGTTTACAAGTAGTAAATGAGCTTCACCAACAGGGAAAAGAGGTTCACGTTTATTTTACAGATTTAGCAACCCAAAAACAGGAGCAAAAACGGGTACAGCAATATGACGTGGATGGCTATTTTACGGACTTCATTGGCTACACCAAAAAATTACTAGAAGAATAA
- a CDS encoding DeoR family transcriptional regulator → MLPLERKARIKELILQKKNLKITDLSKMFGVSEMTIHRDVKILEQEGIITKTFGGISLVKTEESKQDRCVYCSRSIHEKLAYRLILSNHDIEVACCAHCGLLRQQQLGDKVIQAICPDFLRQTTISAPIAWYVTDTTLHMGCCHPQLLTFEFREHAEKFVKGFGGKVYSFEKAKEVLMKQMNGTMQCKHH, encoded by the coding sequence ATGTTACCACTCGAAAGGAAAGCGCGTATTAAAGAGCTGATTTTGCAAAAGAAAAATTTAAAGATAACTGACTTAAGCAAGATGTTCGGTGTCTCTGAGATGACGATTCACCGTGATGTTAAAATATTGGAGCAAGAAGGCATCATCACAAAAACGTTCGGTGGTATTTCTTTAGTGAAAACGGAGGAAAGCAAGCAAGACCGTTGCGTCTATTGCAGCAGATCGATCCATGAAAAATTAGCTTATCGGTTAATTTTATCTAATCACGATATTGAAGTGGCCTGCTGTGCACATTGTGGGTTGCTTCGTCAACAACAACTTGGAGATAAAGTGATTCAAGCCATTTGCCCAGATTTTCTTAGACAAACTACCATCAGTGCACCAATCGCTTGGTACGTAACCGATACTACTTTACATATGGGGTGCTGTCATCCGCAATTATTAACTTTCGAGTTTCGAGAGCATGCAGAGAAATTTGTAAAGGGTTTTGGAGGGAAAGTGTATTCTTTTGAGAAAGCAAAAGAAGTTTTAATGAAACAAATGAATGGAACGATGCAATGCAAGCATCACTAA
- the spoIIP gene encoding stage II sporulation protein P: MRRILFTGLSAMTIILFLITFLTLPKFQHHFFQLPLVDEITESAIFSDALFTAMTTEIPLLETTLESNDIEKPDWPKLLLEAASGVSPRNFTSLLDLALPGRNPAVQLPIVANESGEETMPIESPPPDFEELLKEEPEEEKQPDSKNRTNQQEAEIYVYHSHSWEAFLPLLGEDKQKPSQASSTDNTKNIIVVGSLLTEQLEKQGIPTFHDRTNVTAALHERGWDYYDSYRLSRSMVEEAMASNDRMQYFIDIHRDAQRKDITTVTINDNAYAKLYFVVGAEHENYKENLAFVEKLNAKLEAKYPGISRGIFLKDRSDGNGVYNQDLSKKSILIEVGGVDNNKEELSNTSKALGEVIGEYYHNAEEVTSEN, encoded by the coding sequence ATGCGACGAATATTATTTACTGGACTATCCGCTATGACAATCATACTTTTCTTAATCACATTTTTAACATTACCTAAGTTTCAGCATCATTTTTTTCAACTGCCCTTGGTCGATGAGATTACTGAATCCGCTATTTTTTCCGATGCACTCTTTACCGCAATGACTACAGAAATTCCGTTACTGGAAACAACGCTTGAATCAAATGATATAGAGAAACCTGATTGGCCAAAGTTACTATTGGAAGCTGCCTCTGGCGTTTCACCTAGAAATTTTACGAGTTTATTAGATTTAGCACTTCCGGGAAGAAATCCGGCAGTTCAGTTGCCAATAGTTGCCAACGAATCTGGAGAAGAAACGATGCCAATTGAATCGCCACCACCAGATTTTGAAGAATTATTAAAGGAAGAACCGGAAGAAGAAAAGCAACCGGATAGTAAAAATAGAACTAATCAGCAAGAAGCAGAAATATATGTCTATCATAGTCATAGCTGGGAAGCTTTTTTGCCATTATTAGGAGAAGATAAACAGAAACCTTCACAAGCTTCCAGCACGGATAACACAAAAAATATTATTGTAGTAGGTTCGTTGTTAACAGAACAACTAGAAAAGCAAGGAATCCCTACATTCCATGATAGAACAAATGTCACTGCCGCCTTGCACGAAAGAGGCTGGGATTACTATGACTCGTATCGGTTATCACGAAGTATGGTGGAAGAAGCAATGGCAAGCAATGATAGGATGCAATATTTCATTGATATTCACCGCGACGCCCAGCGCAAGGATATTACTACCGTTACTATTAATGACAATGCTTATGCAAAGCTTTATTTTGTTGTTGGCGCAGAACACGAAAATTATAAAGAAAATCTAGCTTTTGTAGAAAAACTAAATGCGAAGCTAGAAGCAAAGTATCCAGGAATAAGCAGGGGGATCTTTTTAAAGGATCGATCTGATGGAAACGGTGTTTATAATCAAGACCTATCTAAAAAATCCATTTTAATTGAAGTTGGTGGTGTGGACAACAACAAAGAGGAGCTTTCCAACACCTCTAAGGCTTTAGGAGAAGTAATTGGTGAATATTATCATAACGCGGAAGAGGTAACTTCTGAAAATTAA
- a CDS encoding ABC transporter ATP-binding protein, with translation MSKVELWDISKSYDKQANVLNGINLSIEKGEFFVLVGPSGSGKSTLLRMIAGLEEITGGTLKIADQVVNHLRPKDRNLSMVFQNYALYPHLTVEQNILFGLRAKKVNKQEQQERLKKATAMMGLTDLLKRKPRELSGGQRQRVALARSVVSDAPLCLMDEPLSNLDAKLRAHMRIEVRRLQKKLGLTMIYVTHDQVEAMTMGDRIMVLNDGKIQQVGDPITLYNEPANLFVASFIGSPKMNLGKAVFANQMLKVEDFLEIDMGSITPATKIVQTANLTIGIRAEHILPATDKEATHELEVINVEQLGNETLATFEIGTELWTAKWLGQWSIKVGEMVPVHISKDKLCFFDTDSGRLLKATSPTKETEVVVV, from the coding sequence ATGAGTAAAGTGGAATTATGGGACATTTCCAAGTCCTATGATAAGCAGGCAAATGTTCTCAATGGTATAAACCTATCTATTGAAAAAGGTGAGTTTTTTGTCTTAGTTGGCCCATCAGGTTCAGGGAAAAGTACATTGTTACGTATGATTGCTGGTTTGGAAGAAATTACAGGAGGCACGTTAAAAATAGCAGATCAAGTGGTGAACCACCTGCGTCCAAAGGATCGTAATTTATCCATGGTTTTCCAAAATTATGCATTGTATCCCCATCTAACTGTGGAGCAGAATATTTTATTTGGCTTACGCGCAAAAAAAGTAAATAAGCAGGAGCAACAGGAACGATTAAAAAAAGCGACTGCAATGATGGGATTGACTGATTTATTAAAACGAAAACCGAGAGAACTTTCTGGAGGACAAAGGCAACGAGTAGCTTTAGCAAGATCAGTGGTTAGCGACGCGCCTCTTTGTTTAATGGATGAGCCACTTTCTAATTTGGACGCAAAGCTTCGTGCGCATATGCGCATAGAGGTACGCAGATTACAAAAAAAACTTGGTTTAACGATGATTTATGTGACGCATGACCAGGTGGAGGCTATGACCATGGGTGATCGGATCATGGTATTAAATGACGGGAAAATTCAGCAAGTTGGAGATCCGATTACGTTGTACAATGAACCTGCAAATCTATTTGTTGCTTCATTTATCGGCTCACCTAAAATGAATCTTGGCAAAGCGGTGTTCGCAAATCAAATGTTAAAGGTAGAAGATTTCCTTGAAATTGATATGGGCTCTATTACACCGGCTACTAAAATTGTACAGACTGCTAATCTTACTATTGGTATTCGAGCGGAACATATACTACCAGCGACTGATAAGGAAGCCACACATGAGCTGGAAGTCATAAATGTCGAACAGCTTGGTAATGAAACGTTAGCAACCTTTGAAATCGGAACAGAATTATGGACGGCAAAATGGCTCGGTCAATGGTCGATAAAAGTTGGCGAAATGGTTCCGGTACATATATCAAAAGACAAACTCTGTTTTTTTGATACAGATTCAGGCCGTTTATTAAAAGCAACCTCTCCAACAAAAGAAACAGAGGTTGTAGTTGTATGA
- a CDS encoding carbohydrate ABC transporter permease: MKEAVMIPEQYKQIDFMKVKKKQKRVLFIKGMLFLLPSILLFSIFLFYPMARTLYLSFFLTDNSGATTVFVGLDNFKNIFTSPIFLKSLQSTFLFVLYTVPGTIIISLFLAVIANEKLKGIGFFRMIFSSTMGISVAAASVFWMFLFHPTMGWLNQFLEALGFEAIGWLTDPEWALLSVSISTIWMNLGFTFLILLGGLQSIDSHLYESAEIDGASYFYKLRRITVPMLSPTLFFVITVSFINAFQTFGQIDMLTRGGPQNETNLIVYSIYQEAFENYQYGTASAQAVILFFIILLMTLLQFKLGERKVHYQ, translated from the coding sequence ATGAAAGAAGCTGTCATGATTCCGGAACAATACAAACAAATCGATTTTATGAAAGTGAAGAAAAAACAAAAACGAGTTCTATTTATAAAAGGAATGCTTTTTCTATTACCTTCAATTTTATTGTTTAGCATATTTTTATTCTATCCAATGGCGAGAACACTATATTTAAGCTTTTTCCTTACCGATAACAGTGGAGCAACAACGGTTTTCGTTGGATTGGATAATTTTAAAAATATCTTTACATCACCAATTTTTCTAAAAAGTTTACAATCTACATTTCTGTTTGTGCTTTACACTGTCCCAGGTACGATTATCATTAGCTTGTTTTTAGCAGTTATTGCAAACGAGAAATTAAAAGGCATCGGCTTCTTTCGGATGATTTTTTCCTCTACGATGGGGATTTCCGTAGCAGCAGCTTCCGTATTCTGGATGTTTTTATTTCACCCGACGATGGGCTGGCTGAATCAATTTTTGGAAGCATTAGGGTTCGAAGCAATTGGTTGGCTGACAGATCCGGAATGGGCGCTCTTATCTGTATCCATTTCAACGATCTGGATGAATTTGGGTTTTACCTTTCTTATTTTGCTTGGTGGATTGCAATCGATAGACTCTCACCTATATGAAAGTGCGGAGATTGATGGAGCTAGCTATTTTTATAAATTGCGACGAATTACTGTACCAATGTTGTCACCAACGTTATTTTTTGTCATTACTGTTTCGTTCATTAATGCGTTTCAAACATTTGGTCAAATAGACATGTTAACTCGTGGCGGACCGCAAAATGAAACTAATTTAATCGTATATTCCATTTATCAAGAGGCGTTTGAAAATTATCAATATGGTACTGCGAGCGCCCAAGCGGTCATCTTGTTTTTTATCATTCTTTTGATGACGTTACTACAGTTTAAGCTAGGAGAGAGGAAGGTGCACTATCAGTGA
- a CDS encoding FixH family protein: MKKIWIFIAVAVLLFITACGQETTKEKDAADSEEELKKLKVDFKVPESAEPGENVELKATVTYGEEKVTDADEVVFEVWEKGNKDDSTKLDSTNHEDGTYTAKITFDKDGVYEMYAHTTARDLHTMPKKFITVGSGDSGQTEDASEDDEHADQEAAGGFDLHFMEPENVVAGEETELMVHLQMDGNPLEEASVRYEFGRKDAENKEWADAKESKAGEYTASHTFAEEGTYQVMIHVESGEDLHEHQEYEIAVTK, encoded by the coding sequence ATGAAAAAAATATGGATCTTTATCGCAGTCGCTGTTTTATTGTTTATAACAGCATGTGGGCAAGAAACAACAAAAGAAAAAGATGCTGCTGATTCGGAAGAAGAACTTAAGAAGTTAAAAGTAGATTTTAAAGTTCCTGAATCAGCTGAACCAGGTGAAAATGTTGAATTAAAGGCAACCGTAACCTATGGTGAAGAAAAAGTAACAGACGCTGATGAAGTTGTTTTCGAAGTTTGGGAAAAAGGGAATAAAGACGACAGTACCAAATTAGACTCAACCAACCATGAAGATGGCACCTACACAGCAAAAATTACATTTGATAAAGATGGAGTTTATGAGATGTATGCTCATACAACAGCTAGAGATCTGCATACCATGCCTAAAAAATTCATTACAGTTGGTTCAGGAGATAGTGGACAAACGGAAGATGCATCTGAAGATGATGAACATGCCGATCAGGAAGCTGCTGGAGGCTTCGATCTGCACTTTATGGAACCTGAAAATGTGGTAGCAGGAGAAGAAACGGAGCTAATGGTTCATTTACAAATGGATGGGAATCCTTTAGAGGAAGCTTCTGTCCGTTATGAATTTGGTCGTAAAGATGCAGAGAATAAAGAATGGGCAGATGCGAAAGAGAGCAAAGCAGGTGAATACACTGCTTCCCATACATTTGCTGAAGAAGGAACGTATCAAGTAATGATACATGTGGAAAGTGGTGAAGATTTACATGAACATCAAGAGTATGAAATTGCTGTGACTAAATAA
- a CDS encoding YjcZ family sporulation protein, whose amino-acid sequence MGYGCNWGCGGYSYAAPTSYGCGVGGFALIVVLFILLIIVGAACL is encoded by the coding sequence ATGGGATATGGTTGTAATTGGGGTTGTGGAGGATACAGTTATGCAGCACCTACTAGTTACGGCTGTGGTGTAGGTGGATTTGCTTTAATTGTTGTCTTGTTCATCCTACTCATTATTGTAGGAGCAGCTTGTTTGTAA
- a CDS encoding carbohydrate ABC transporter permease, which yields MAISKKLLFYLLLTVSALLLFSPAIIAFLMSFMSSQDILTGRIIPETWTLDNYIKAFERFPLFGYLMNSFFVSLIIMIGQLLLSSLAAYAFVFLEFKGRDTLFFIFIATMMIPFEASIIPNFQTIRGLDLLNTYTGLSLPFFAVAFGTFLLRQHFKQIPKELKEASEITGMGDFKFYLTVVLPIAKTSLVTLGIYGFLTSWNMYLWPLLATTDDTVRTVQIGLKQLQSQEQLNEWGVIMAGGLIVVLPTLILLFLGQKKLQKGLTEGAIK from the coding sequence ATGGCTATAAGTAAAAAATTGCTTTTTTACCTTCTTCTTACGGTGTCTGCTTTATTACTTTTTTCACCTGCGATTATTGCATTTCTGATGAGCTTTATGTCCAGTCAAGATATTTTAACAGGAAGAATTATACCGGAAACGTGGACTTTGGATAACTATATTAAAGCGTTTGAGCGATTTCCGTTATTTGGTTATTTAATGAACAGTTTTTTTGTATCGCTCATCATTATGATAGGTCAACTACTGTTATCGAGCTTAGCGGCTTATGCGTTTGTATTTTTGGAATTTAAAGGCAGAGACACATTATTTTTTATTTTTATTGCAACGATGATGATTCCATTTGAAGCCTCCATCATCCCGAATTTTCAAACGATACGAGGACTTGATCTATTAAATACGTACACAGGATTGTCACTGCCTTTTTTTGCAGTAGCGTTTGGTACGTTTCTATTAAGGCAACATTTTAAACAAATTCCGAAAGAATTAAAGGAAGCGAGTGAAATTACGGGGATGGGGGATTTTAAATTTTATTTAACGGTTGTCCTTCCCATTGCTAAAACGAGCTTAGTTACTTTAGGGATTTATGGCTTTTTAACGTCTTGGAACATGTACCTTTGGCCATTACTAGCTACTACGGATGATACCGTCCGTACAGTGCAAATTGGGCTCAAGCAACTCCAGTCACAAGAGCAATTAAATGAATGGGGCGTGATTATGGCTGGAGGACTGATTGTCGTTTTACCAACATTAATTCTTTTATTCTTAGGACAAAAGAAATTACAAAAAGGATTGACGGAAGGTGCAATTAAATAA
- a CDS encoding NfeD family protein — MTLFGLPIETLYLYMLIIAAALTIIYMLFGDVLEGIGEVLPIANPILILAFITFFSATGYLLETLTSISSLLIILTAIFIALILDTLLNVFILIPLASAEESLGYTEDSLIGRVGKIIIPIPADGYGEVVIESKSGRISKPVTAYDNQPIPEGAEVLILDIKEGVLYVEPYDKNKLDVDELS; from the coding sequence ATGACTCTTTTTGGGTTGCCAATCGAGACACTTTACTTATACATGCTAATCATAGCAGCAGCCCTTACCATCATTTATATGCTTTTTGGCGATGTATTAGAGGGAATTGGTGAGGTATTGCCAATAGCCAACCCTATTCTTATTCTAGCATTTATCACCTTCTTTTCTGCTACAGGCTATTTACTAGAAACCTTAACTTCAATTTCCAGCCTGCTCATTATTTTAACTGCTATTTTTATTGCCCTTATTCTTGATACGCTGTTAAATGTATTTATATTAATCCCTTTGGCTTCTGCCGAAGAATCGCTTGGTTATACCGAAGATTCTTTAATTGGTCGTGTTGGGAAAATCATCATTCCCATCCCAGCTGACGGTTATGGAGAAGTCGTCATTGAGAGCAAAAGCGGGAGAATTTCCAAACCTGTAACTGCCTATGATAACCAACCGATACCCGAGGGAGCAGAAGTGCTGATTTTAGACATAAAGGAAGGTGTCCTATATGTCGAGCCTTATGATAAGAATAAATTAGATGTAGACGAACTTAGCTAA
- a CDS encoding glycerophosphodiester phosphodiesterase, giving the protein MNTKVYGHRGCMGTYPENTLVGFMQAIRQGVDGIELDVHMTKDREIVVIHDEFLDRTTDGTGFIKDMTLAEIRRYSAGVRFSHYDQFVDQWRLEQVPTLQEVLVLLKPYSIELNIELKTTKFTYTGIEEAVHQIVQAYGNNRKVIYSSFHLPTLLRMKRMDPNADIALLSKGKLSHPHEYMDCFQLEAIHISKNAILNNVTNWKALLPSLRAWTVNDTNDIKQLLDLRVSAIMTDFPEKAVFYRSERKSFV; this is encoded by the coding sequence ATGAATACGAAAGTTTATGGACACAGAGGGTGTATGGGAACGTATCCAGAAAATACATTAGTTGGCTTTATGCAAGCGATCCGCCAAGGAGTTGACGGGATTGAATTAGATGTTCATATGACAAAGGATCGAGAAATTGTGGTTATCCATGATGAATTTTTGGACCGAACGACCGATGGCACAGGTTTCATTAAGGATATGACCTTAGCTGAAATAAGGAGGTACAGTGCGGGGGTAAGGTTTTCTCATTATGATCAATTTGTAGATCAATGGCGTTTGGAGCAAGTTCCTACATTACAAGAGGTTTTAGTTTTACTAAAACCATATTCAATCGAATTAAACATTGAACTAAAGACAACGAAATTTACATATACAGGAATTGAAGAAGCAGTTCACCAAATTGTACAGGCATATGGAAATAACCGCAAAGTGATTTATTCCTCGTTTCATTTACCAACATTGCTTCGTATGAAAAGAATGGATCCAAATGCTGATATCGCTCTTTTATCAAAAGGAAAGTTATCGCATCCACATGAGTACATGGATTGTTTTCAACTGGAAGCGATTCACATTTCAAAAAATGCTATTTTAAATAACGTAACAAATTGGAAGGCTCTTCTTCCGAGTCTCCGCGCATGGACGGTAAACGATACGAATGACATTAAGCAATTGCTTGATCTCCGAGTGTCTGCTATAATGACTGACTTTCCAGAAAAGGCTGTGTTTTATCGAAGTGAACGTAAATCATTTGTTTAA
- a CDS encoding ABC transporter substrate-binding protein, whose protein sequence is MLLSACNSSEESEGEGTANAKGDGETKGKTEVTFWHAMGGQAQVALDEIVKKYNESQDDVQVNAEFQGTYEETLSKYHSVGGTDDAPTIVQVNEIGTMSVINSGNIEPIQKFIDEEGYDMSNLEANITNYYKVDGKFYSMPFNSSTPVMYYNKDAFKKAGLDPESPPETYEEVEAAGKAIMESNPEMKGFALQAYGWLFEELLANQGGLLLNNDNGRGDTATEVAFDNEQGKSTFEWVKRMMDDGTFANYGTNSDNMVTGFLSGDVAMFMQSSASARDVIDNAPFEVGVAFIPYPEKEERHGVVIGGASLWMSKGKPEAEQKAAWDFLKYVQKPEIQAEWHVGTGYFAINPAAYEEQVVKDAYKEMPQLQVTVEQLQATKPSIATQGALMDMIPEERKIIETALETVYNGGNVDEAFSTAVEQVNAAIEQANKARGE, encoded by the coding sequence ATGTTGCTTTCTGCTTGTAATTCTTCCGAAGAAAGTGAGGGAGAAGGTACTGCCAATGCCAAAGGGGATGGAGAAACGAAAGGAAAAACGGAAGTGACATTCTGGCATGCCATGGGTGGTCAAGCTCAAGTAGCATTAGATGAAATTGTAAAAAAGTATAATGAGTCACAGGATGACGTTCAAGTAAATGCTGAATTTCAAGGAACATATGAAGAAACATTATCGAAGTATCACAGTGTAGGTGGAACAGACGATGCACCGACAATTGTACAAGTGAATGAAATTGGAACAATGTCTGTCATTAATAGTGGAAACATTGAACCGATCCAAAAATTCATTGATGAAGAAGGTTATGACATGAGTAATTTGGAAGCAAATATTACAAACTACTATAAGGTAGATGGAAAATTTTATTCCATGCCATTTAATTCTTCAACTCCTGTGATGTACTATAATAAGGACGCGTTTAAAAAAGCTGGTTTAGATCCAGAATCACCACCAGAAACGTATGAAGAAGTGGAGGCAGCTGGTAAGGCGATTATGGAATCAAACCCTGAAATGAAAGGTTTTGCACTTCAAGCATATGGATGGTTATTTGAAGAATTGCTTGCGAACCAGGGTGGTTTATTACTAAATAATGATAATGGAAGAGGCGATACAGCAACAGAGGTTGCGTTTGATAACGAACAAGGTAAGTCGACCTTTGAATGGGTAAAGCGCATGATGGATGATGGTACGTTTGCGAACTATGGTACTAATTCCGATAATATGGTTACTGGCTTTTTAAGTGGTGATGTTGCTATGTTTATGCAATCCTCTGCAAGTGCTCGAGATGTGATTGATAATGCACCATTTGAAGTAGGTGTTGCTTTTATACCATATCCAGAAAAAGAGGAACGTCACGGTGTCGTCATTGGCGGGGCAAGTTTATGGATGTCTAAAGGAAAACCAGAAGCAGAGCAAAAAGCAGCTTGGGATTTCTTGAAGTATGTACAAAAGCCCGAGATACAAGCAGAATGGCATGTGGGAACAGGGTATTTTGCAATAAATCCTGCTGCATATGAAGAACAAGTGGTAAAAGATGCTTATAAAGAGATGCCGCAATTACAAGTAACGGTTGAACAATTGCAGGCAACAAAGCCATCGATTGCAACACAAGGTGCATTAATGGATATGATACCTGAAGAGCGAAAAATTATCGAAACAGCATTAGAAACAGTCTATAATGGCGGCAATGTCGATGAAGCATTTTCGACTGCAGTAGAGCAAGTGAATGCCGCAATTGAGCAGGCAAATAAGGCTAGAGGAGAATAA
- a CDS encoding flotillin family protein gives MFEGFWIIIGIVIFLLVALIGIFVSKYRTAGPDEALIVTGSYLGGKNVHVDESGNKIKIIRGGGAFVLPVFQQAEPLSLLSSKLEVTTPEVYTEQGVPVMADGTAIIKIGGSISEIATAAEQFLGKTKEDREVEAKEVLEGHLRSILGSMTVEEIYKNRDKFSQEVQRVASQDLAKMGLIIVSFTIKDVKDKNGYLESLGKPRIAQVKRDADIATAEADKETRIKQAEAAKDAKKAELERATEIAEAEKVNQLKTADYRREQDIAKARADQAYDLETARARQDVTEQEMQIKIIERQKQIELEEKEILRRERQYDSEVKKKADADRYAVEQAASADKMKQMAEAEANQYRIEAEAKAEAERVRVDGLAKADSQRAQGESEAEVIRLTGLAEAEAKREIAQAFEQYGQAAILDMIIKMLPEYAKEVASPLSNIDKITVVDTGGNGTDGGANKVSGYATNLMASLQETLKASSGIDVKELLENISGKHQSTPDYDLNRPRYQKEEIDKELAEVEKQ, from the coding sequence ATGTTTGAAGGATTTTGGATTATTATTGGGATTGTCATATTTTTATTAGTAGCACTTATTGGTATTTTTGTTTCCAAATACCGCACTGCTGGACCTGATGAAGCACTAATTGTAACTGGAAGCTATCTTGGCGGTAAAAATGTCCATGTCGATGAATCTGGCAATAAGATTAAAATTATTCGTGGCGGTGGAGCATTCGTATTACCTGTTTTTCAACAGGCAGAGCCACTTAGTCTATTATCTAGTAAATTAGAAGTAACAACACCTGAAGTGTATACAGAACAAGGTGTTCCCGTTATGGCTGATGGAACAGCTATTATAAAAATTGGCGGTTCCATCAGTGAAATCGCTACAGCTGCTGAACAATTCCTTGGGAAAACAAAGGAAGATCGCGAAGTAGAGGCAAAAGAAGTACTCGAAGGACATCTTCGTTCTATTTTAGGCTCTATGACAGTAGAAGAAATTTACAAAAACCGGGATAAATTCTCTCAGGAAGTACAGCGTGTTGCCTCGCAAGATTTAGCTAAAATGGGACTTATTATTGTTTCATTTACCATTAAAGATGTTAAAGATAAAAACGGATACTTAGAATCACTCGGTAAGCCAAGAATCGCCCAAGTAAAACGAGATGCAGATATTGCTACTGCGGAGGCAGATAAAGAAACTAGAATTAAACAAGCAGAGGCTGCCAAGGATGCTAAAAAAGCCGAATTAGAGCGCGCCACTGAAATAGCTGAAGCAGAAAAAGTTAATCAATTAAAAACGGCAGATTATCGCCGGGAGCAAGATATTGCAAAAGCTCGTGCCGACCAAGCTTATGATTTGGAAACAGCAAGAGCAAGACAGGACGTAACAGAACAAGAAATGCAAATTAAAATTATTGAACGTCAAAAGCAAATTGAATTAGAAGAAAAAGAAATTTTACGACGTGAAAGACAATATGATTCTGAAGTTAAAAAGAAAGCAGATGCAGATCGTTATGCTGTAGAGCAAGCAGCTTCAGCAGATAAAATGAAGCAAATGGCAGAAGCGGAGGCAAATCAATACCGCATTGAGGCAGAAGCTAAAGCAGAAGCGGAACGAGTGCGTGTGGATGGTCTTGCTAAAGCGGACTCACAACGAGCACAAGGGGAATCTGAAGCAGAGGTCATCAGGCTTACTGGTTTAGCAGAAGCAGAAGCAAAACGAGAAATTGCGCAAGCATTTGAGCAATACGGTCAAGCAGCGATTTTAGATATGATTATTAAAATGCTTCCAGAATATGCAAAAGAAGTAGCTAGCCCACTATCCAATATTGATAAGATTACCGTCGTGGATACAGGTGGTAATGGTACCGATGGTGGGGCCAACAAAGTTTCCGGTTACGCTACGAACTTAATGGCAAGTTTACAGGAAACGCTCAAAGCTTCATCAGGAATTGATGTCAAGGAATTATTGGAAAATATAAGCGGAAAACATCAATCCACTCCTGATTATGATTTAAATCGCCCACGCTATCAAAAGGAAGAAATCGATAAGGAATTAGCTGAGGTAGAAAAACAATAA